In Cydia fagiglandana chromosome 16, ilCydFagi1.1, whole genome shotgun sequence, the following are encoded in one genomic region:
- the LOC134671775 gene encoding uncharacterized protein LOC134671775, with protein MADNVVFPRKLLTRFINLYKDQPCLWDKTCQAYKLKRKRNEAITKLTELVQEYDPAATKVHILRKIESLRACVRREFKKVQDSRAKATSSEQIYVPHLWYYDMFTFVFGEDGSNYKTKPSSPAASTGQNEESDEEQPEEESYEQTGNYAAEYNVETSMIEDSRQYYEDTKKRTEVDDEYDAIGINVAAKLRTLPPNMRILAEKLINDILFQAQMHGLSSSTVISTPDPFK; from the exons ATGGCCGACAATGTTGTCTTCCCTCGCAAACTACTAACAAGATTCATAAATTTATACAAAGACCAGCCTTGCTTATGGGATAAAACGTGTCAAGCGTACAAATTGAAACGAAAAAGGAACGAAGCCATCACAAAATTAACAGAATTGGTTCAGGAATACGACCCGGCGGCAACCAAAGTGCATATTTTGAGGAAGATTGAGAGTTTGCGCGCGTGCGTACGGCGGgaatttaaaaaagttcaagACAGCCGAGCGAAGGCAACAAGCTCGGAGCAGATATACGTGCCGCATTTGTGGTATTACGACATGTTTACGTTCGTGTTCGGGGAAGACGGGAGCAATTATAAAACGAAGCCGAGCTCGCCGGCGGCGTCGACGGGCCAGAATGAG GAATCGGATGAAGAGCAGCCTGAGGAGGAGAGCTACGAGCAGACAGGCAATTATGCGGCGGAGTACAATGTAGAGACCAGCATGATAGAAGACTCCAGGCAGTACTATGAGGATACGAAGAAGCGGACTGAGGTCGACGACGAGTATGATGCAATAG GTATAAACGTAGCAGCGAAACTAAGAACCTTGCCACCAAACATGAGGATACTGGCCGAGAAGCTGATCAACGACATCCTCTTCCAAGCACAGATGCACGGACTTAGTTCGTCCACCGTCATAAGTACTCCCGATCCTTTCAAGTAG